In Thauera sedimentorum, a single genomic region encodes these proteins:
- a CDS encoding FecR domain-containing protein has protein sequence MPPEHQPGMAALQQAAEWFATLGEDGADEAQRRRWQAWLAASAEHRHAWARVEAVSERFARIGQQSSPEAARHALSMHPSSGRRQALKLLAGCGVTLLGGWLGHTLLASGGLIDLVAAWTAGERTAVGEVRELALDDGGRLWLNTASAADIDYGPQWRRIALRAGELLISTAADRHQPPRPLVVDTPHGRLTALGTRFSVRLSPEATQVSVFEGAVEIATDGKLVGVLPAGRQARFSRHALGPFDPAETARESWVRGMLVADNRRLDDFIAELARYLPVHLEVAPEVATLRLVGVYPMREPVSDFGRTMMAIQQALPVRARRMDAHHWRIEAR, from the coding sequence ATGCCGCCTGAGCACCAGCCCGGCATGGCCGCGCTGCAGCAGGCAGCCGAGTGGTTCGCCACCCTGGGCGAGGACGGTGCCGACGAAGCTCAACGCCGGCGCTGGCAGGCCTGGCTGGCGGCCAGCGCCGAACATCGACATGCCTGGGCGCGGGTCGAAGCGGTCAGCGAGCGTTTCGCCCGCATCGGCCAGCAGTCCTCGCCGGAAGCCGCCCGCCACGCGCTGTCCATGCACCCCTCGTCCGGCCGACGCCAGGCCCTCAAGCTGCTTGCCGGCTGCGGCGTGACCCTGCTCGGCGGCTGGCTGGGCCACACCCTGCTCGCCTCCGGCGGGTTGATCGACCTGGTCGCCGCCTGGACCGCCGGCGAACGCACGGCAGTCGGCGAGGTTCGCGAACTCGCTCTCGACGACGGCGGCCGCCTGTGGCTGAACACCGCCAGCGCAGCCGACATCGACTACGGCCCGCAGTGGCGCCGCATCGCGCTGCGCGCCGGCGAACTGCTGATCAGCACCGCAGCGGACCGCCATCAGCCTCCGCGCCCGCTGGTCGTCGACACCCCGCACGGCCGCCTTACCGCGCTCGGCACGCGCTTCTCGGTGCGCCTGAGTCCCGAGGCCACCCAGGTCAGCGTGTTCGAGGGCGCGGTAGAGATCGCCACCGACGGCAAGCTGGTCGGCGTGCTTCCCGCCGGCAGGCAGGCGCGCTTCTCTCGTCACGCGCTGGGCCCCTTCGATCCGGCGGAAACCGCGCGCGAGAGCTGGGTCCGCGGAATGCTGGTAGCCGACAACCGGCGGCTGGACGACTTCATCGCCGAGCTCGCGCGCTACCTGCCGGTGCATCTGGAGGTTGCTCCCGAGGTGGCCACGCTGCGCCTGGTCGGGGTGTATCCGATGCGCGAGCCGGTGAGCGACTTCGGCCGCACGATGATGGCCATCCAGCAGGCCCTGCCGGTGCGTGCCCGCCGGATGGACGCGCACCACTGGCGCATCGAGGCGCGCTGA
- a CDS encoding sigma-70 family RNA polymerase sigma factor has protein sequence MSAQAGTVDELYRQHHPWLLGWLRTRLGCPHNAADLAHDTFLRLLGSRRPLGRLNEPRAYLTTIARGLVIDHWRRRDIEQAWQEAVAHLPEAQAPSPETRALVVEALLRIDAMLDGLRDKVREAFLLAQLDGLGYREIGARLGVSERMVKKYMAQAMLACVLALDECPADAA, from the coding sequence ATGAGCGCGCAGGCCGGCACGGTGGACGAGCTCTACCGCCAGCACCACCCCTGGCTGCTCGGCTGGCTGCGCACGCGCCTGGGTTGCCCGCACAACGCTGCCGACCTGGCGCACGACACCTTCCTGCGCCTGCTCGGCAGCCGGCGCCCGCTCGGCCGACTGAACGAACCGCGCGCCTACCTCACCACCATCGCCCGCGGCCTGGTCATCGATCACTGGCGGCGGCGCGACATCGAGCAGGCCTGGCAGGAGGCGGTCGCCCACCTGCCCGAAGCCCAGGCCCCCTCCCCGGAGACCCGCGCGCTGGTGGTCGAGGCCCTGCTGCGCATCGACGCCATGCTCGACGGGCTGCGCGACAAGGTGCGCGAAGCCTTCCTGCTGGCGCAGCTCGACGGCCTCGGCTACCGCGAGATCGGCGCCCGGCTGGGCGTGTCCGAGCGCATGGTGAAGAAGTACATGGCGCAGGCCATGCTCGCCTGCGTGCTGGCCCTGGACGAGTGCCCCGCCGATGCCGCCTGA